From Pirellulales bacterium, the proteins below share one genomic window:
- the ssb gene encoding single-stranded DNA-binding protein, producing MASYNRVVLLGNLTRDPELKYIPSGMAVTEIGLAVNDRRKNAQGEWVDETTFVDITLWGRTAEVASEYLSKGSPVLIEGRLKLDTWEKEGKKMSKLRVVGERMQMVGAKGQGGSGGASVSRSQPPSQQASQGDFGQGEPDYSGGPSGQDLPF from the coding sequence ATGGCCAGCTACAATCGAGTCGTGTTGCTCGGCAACCTCACGCGTGATCCGGAATTGAAGTACATTCCCAGCGGTATGGCGGTAACTGAAATCGGTCTGGCAGTCAACGATCGCCGGAAGAATGCCCAAGGTGAATGGGTGGATGAAACTACGTTCGTCGACATCACGCTGTGGGGGCGTACGGCGGAAGTGGCCAGCGAATATCTGAGCAAAGGCTCGCCGGTGTTGATTGAAGGTCGATTGAAGTTAGATACATGGGAAAAAGAAGGCAAGAAGATGTCGAAGCTCCGCGTCGTCGGCGAACGAATGCAAATGGTGGGCGCCAAGGGCCAGGGTGGAAGCGGTGGTGCATCTGTTTCGCGAAGCCAGCCGCCATCGCAACAAGCATCGCAAGGCGACTTCGGCCAAGGCGAACCCGATTATTCAGGTGGGCCTTCAGGGCAGGATTTACCGTTCTAA
- the rpsF gene encoding 30S ribosomal protein S6, protein MATHVYEGMFILDSNKYAKDAAGTVGTIPSTVEQFGGEMLASRLWEERRLAYPVNGHRKGTYWLTYFRLDATQLDKLTRQIQLNEGVVRHLLLKIDPRIADAMVQHALSGGGPMVERKKAEGEASSEEQNTAADTEGAVEEG, encoded by the coding sequence TTGGCAACGCACGTTTACGAAGGCATGTTCATTTTGGATTCGAATAAATACGCCAAGGATGCGGCGGGCACGGTCGGTACAATTCCATCGACTGTCGAACAATTCGGCGGCGAAATGCTGGCCAGCCGGTTGTGGGAAGAGCGGCGATTGGCCTATCCCGTCAACGGTCATCGCAAAGGAACCTATTGGCTTACCTACTTCCGATTGGATGCGACCCAGTTGGACAAGCTCACGCGACAAATTCAATTGAACGAAGGCGTCGTTCGCCATTTGTTGCTGAAAATCGACCCGCGGATTGCCGATGCCATGGTGCAGCATGCGCTTTCCGGCGGCGGACCGATGGTGGAGCGTAAAAAAGCGGAAGGCGAAGCCTCGTCGGAAGAGCAGAATACTGCCGCGGATACTGAAGGAGCGGTCGAAGAAGGGTAG
- the rplI gene encoding 50S ribosomal protein L9, which produces MTKTSTHRMPSSDRRLRRGEHGGIELLLIQSVDHLGKQGEVVEVKRGYAMNYLLPQGLATVATEHHKRMVEKHKARLLQIQNERLAGLRQLANRISEQSVTIEANANDEGHLYGSVGAPEISKALKQNDVTVTPDQVRLKGPLKELGLYTVDVHLGQDIEAQLKVWVVPTVGETEAHPPSEAKSAAKPAESKPAGK; this is translated from the coding sequence ATGACCAAAACCAGCACCCACAGAATGCCGTCCAGTGACCGTCGGCTGCGTCGCGGCGAGCACGGCGGCATTGAACTGCTGTTGATTCAGTCGGTCGATCACCTTGGAAAGCAGGGAGAAGTCGTCGAAGTGAAGCGCGGCTATGCGATGAACTATCTGCTACCGCAAGGATTAGCCACGGTTGCAACCGAGCATCACAAGCGGATGGTCGAGAAACATAAAGCTCGACTGTTGCAGATTCAAAACGAACGCCTGGCAGGCCTGCGCCAATTGGCCAACCGTATCAGTGAACAGAGTGTGACGATCGAAGCCAACGCCAATGACGAAGGGCATCTTTACGGCTCTGTCGGCGCTCCGGAGATTTCCAAAGCGCTCAAGCAGAACGACGTCACGGTTACTCCCGATCAAGTTCGGCTGAAAGGGCCGCTCAAGGAACTGGGCCTGTACACCGTCGACGTCCACCTCGGTCAAGATATTGAAGCACAGCTTAAAGTTTGGGTCGTACCCACGGTTGGCGAAACGGAAGCCCACCCCCCCTCTGAAGCGAAATCCGCCGCCAAGCCGGCCGAATCAAAACCTGCCGGCAAGTAA
- a CDS encoding aminoacyl-tRNA hydrolase encodes MKLVVGLGNPGRKYVGTRHNVGFAALDEVARRNQASKSKSNFQGELCEAEIRGEKTLLLWPQTFMNLSGGSVLAAREFYKLANTELLIICDDFNLPLAKLRLRPQGSAGGQKGLDDIIRRLGSEALPRLRIGVGPVPAGWDGAAFVLGKFTKEETTEIEIAIKTAADAVEDWVSRGMHECMNRYN; translated from the coding sequence GTGAAACTTGTCGTCGGACTGGGCAATCCTGGCCGCAAATACGTAGGAACTCGGCACAACGTTGGCTTTGCCGCCCTCGACGAGGTCGCTCGGCGAAACCAAGCAAGTAAGTCGAAATCGAATTTTCAAGGAGAACTGTGCGAGGCCGAGATCCGCGGCGAAAAAACCTTACTGCTGTGGCCCCAGACGTTTATGAACCTCAGCGGTGGTAGCGTGTTGGCGGCCCGCGAGTTTTACAAGCTGGCCAATACAGAATTACTGATAATATGCGATGACTTTAACCTGCCGCTGGCCAAGTTGCGGCTGCGACCACAAGGCTCGGCAGGCGGGCAAAAAGGATTGGACGACATCATTCGGCGGCTGGGAAGTGAAGCTTTGCCGCGATTGCGAATCGGCGTCGGCCCTGTGCCGGCTGGTTGGGATGGGGCAGCATTCGTTTTGGGAAAATTCACAAAGGAAGAAACGACGGAAATCGAAATCGCAATCAAGACGGCTGCGGATGCCGTGGAAGATTGGGTTTCGCGGGGAATGCATGAGTGCATGAATCGGTATAACTGA